From Streptomyces sp. Edi4, one genomic window encodes:
- a CDS encoding GAF domain-containing protein translates to MALDAGADASERGVQLRRAHEEFTSAGRVVRPVRPLVAASWQRSARARVSPDGAAPVELDEEELSACRASHPLARVLPVVRELTGPYTGGGEHLVALCDARGRLLWVEGHPGARRAAARMNFVPGARWAESTAGTNAPGTALAEDRPVQVFSAEHFRRPVQAWTCAAAPVHDPRTGRLLGAVDLTGGDGLAHPHSLGFVTALARTVESQLALLAPPPTRDRVHLSALGRDEALLVAGGRELRLSPRHSEIAVVLARHPEGLSGEALHLSLYEDETISPVTLRSELSRLRSLLGPELLASRPYRLTAPVEGDFDTVARRLGSGAVAAAMNAYSGPLLPGSQAPAVARLRRSLAGQLRAALIARADPGLLSDWAYSPWGEDDLPVWQALATALPGPQQASARARSAELAAEQGPATGSQRPRA, encoded by the coding sequence GTGGCCCTTGACGCGGGAGCCGATGCCTCCGAGCGCGGTGTTCAACTCCGGCGCGCCCACGAGGAGTTCACGTCGGCCGGCCGGGTGGTACGCCCCGTACGTCCGCTGGTGGCGGCGTCCTGGCAGCGCTCGGCGCGGGCCCGGGTCAGCCCCGACGGCGCCGCCCCGGTGGAGCTCGACGAGGAGGAACTGTCGGCCTGCCGCGCGAGCCATCCACTTGCCCGCGTCCTGCCGGTCGTACGGGAGTTGACCGGCCCCTACACCGGCGGCGGTGAGCATCTGGTCGCCCTGTGCGACGCACGGGGCCGGCTCCTGTGGGTCGAGGGGCATCCCGGCGCACGTCGCGCGGCCGCGCGGATGAACTTCGTACCCGGCGCCCGCTGGGCCGAGTCGACGGCGGGCACCAACGCGCCGGGCACCGCGCTGGCCGAGGACCGCCCGGTCCAGGTCTTCTCGGCGGAGCACTTCCGGCGCCCGGTACAGGCGTGGACCTGCGCCGCCGCCCCCGTGCACGATCCCCGCACGGGACGGCTGCTCGGCGCCGTCGACCTCACCGGCGGCGACGGGCTGGCCCACCCGCACAGCCTGGGTTTCGTGACGGCCCTCGCGCGGACGGTCGAGTCACAACTGGCCCTGCTCGCCCCGCCGCCCACCCGCGACAGGGTCCATCTCAGCGCCCTGGGCCGGGACGAGGCCCTGCTCGTCGCGGGCGGCCGCGAACTGCGCCTGAGCCCGCGCCACAGCGAGATCGCGGTGGTACTCGCCCGCCACCCCGAGGGGCTGAGCGGCGAGGCACTGCACCTGTCCTTGTACGAGGACGAAACCATAAGCCCCGTGACCTTGCGATCCGAACTGTCGCGCCTGCGCTCCCTGTTGGGCCCCGAACTGCTCGCCTCCCGGCCCTACCGGCTGACCGCGCCCGTGGAGGGGGACTTCGACACGGTGGCCCGGCGGCTCGGCTCGGGCGCGGTGGCCGCCGCGATGAACGCGTACAGCGGGCCGCTCCTGCCCGGCTCACAGGCACCGGCCGTGGCCCGTCTGCGCCGTTCGCTCGCCGGGCAGCTGCGCGCGGCGCTCATCGCGCGGGCCGATCCCGGGCTGCTGTCCGACTGGGCGTACAGCCCGTGGGGCGAGGACGACCTGCCGGTGTGGCAGGCCCTGGCCACCGCGCTTCCGGGCCCTCAACAGGCTTCGGCGCGGGCCCGGTCGGCGGAGCTGGCGGCCGAGCAGGGCCCGGCAACGGGGTCGCAACGTCCCCGCGCCTAA